Proteins encoded within one genomic window of Anaerosporomusa subterranea:
- a CDS encoding nitroreductase family protein encodes MKLIQVDQEKCIRCGLCGKACPMGIINLGEQGPHYSGGHCIACGHCVAVCPTAALDNNKAPLANQLPIENTPVLDADTAARFLRSRRSIRAYKEIAVPRDKVSQLLNIARLAPTGGNSQGVAYYVFDQPETLRQVTALTIEWMEDAIKSASPWAPYYLGVVEKYRKTGADVILRGAPCLIVATAAKSLLGRGRDNTHFSLAYAELYAPTIGLGTCWAGFFEACAASGYQPLLDLLGLPKDVAVTGGLMVGYPQYTYKRLVDRNPLQVTWQ; translated from the coding sequence ATGAAACTGATTCAAGTCGATCAAGAAAAATGTATTCGCTGCGGTTTATGCGGTAAAGCCTGTCCGATGGGCATTATTAATCTGGGAGAGCAAGGGCCGCACTATTCAGGAGGACACTGTATTGCTTGCGGACACTGTGTAGCTGTTTGCCCCACAGCAGCCTTAGATAATAACAAAGCGCCTTTAGCCAATCAACTGCCAATAGAAAATACGCCTGTTCTCGATGCAGATACGGCGGCTCGCTTTTTGCGTTCGCGGCGGTCAATCCGTGCATATAAGGAAATTGCAGTACCACGGGATAAAGTCTCTCAGCTTTTAAATATTGCCCGCCTTGCACCGACTGGCGGAAATTCGCAAGGCGTCGCCTACTATGTCTTTGATCAGCCAGAAACATTACGCCAGGTTACGGCTTTAACAATTGAGTGGATGGAGGATGCCATCAAAAGCGCTTCGCCTTGGGCTCCTTACTATCTCGGAGTAGTCGAGAAGTACCGCAAAACAGGTGCAGATGTAATTTTGCGAGGGGCCCCCTGTCTGATTGTGGCCACAGCTGCCAAGAGCCTTTTGGGCCGCGGCCGTGATAACACCCATTTCTCGCTGGCTTATGCCGAACTGTACGCGCCAACGATCGGGCTGGGTACCTGTTGGGCAGGCTTTTTTGAGGCTTGTGCTGCCAGCGGCTATCAACCGTTGCTCGATCTGCTGGGCTTGCCAAAGGATGTAGCTGTCACCGGTGGCTTGATGGTTGGTTATCCCCAATACACATATAAGCGATTGGTGGATAGAAATCCATTGCAGGTAACGTGGCAGTAG
- a CDS encoding Vat family streptogramin A O-acetyltransferase, whose protein sequence is MQSDKVCGPCPGNTYPMAGQPRVCYIKNVVKNPKIIVGDYTYYDDPENPEKFEDNVLYHYDFIGDKLIIGKFCAIATGVKFIMNGANHNMSSFTTYPFGIFGAGWQAGLPGITDLPNKGDTIIGNDVWIGYESIVMPGVRIGDGAIVAAKSVVTKDVPPYTIVGGDPAQIIKQRFDDQVVVKLLSIKWWDWPAEKITSNIPLLVSNDIRKLQALEE, encoded by the coding sequence ATGCAGAGCGACAAAGTTTGTGGGCCATGCCCGGGCAACACGTATCCAATGGCGGGACAGCCACGGGTCTGTTATATAAAAAACGTGGTTAAAAATCCTAAAATTATTGTTGGTGACTATACATATTACGATGATCCAGAGAATCCAGAAAAATTCGAGGACAACGTGTTGTACCACTATGACTTCATAGGAGACAAGTTAATCATTGGGAAGTTTTGCGCCATTGCAACCGGAGTAAAGTTCATAATGAACGGTGCTAACCACAATATGAGCTCATTCACCACATACCCTTTCGGCATATTCGGCGCTGGCTGGCAAGCGGGACTTCCTGGGATAACGGATTTGCCTAACAAGGGTGACACGATAATAGGGAATGATGTCTGGATTGGTTATGAATCGATCGTGATGCCTGGCGTTAGGATTGGCGATGGAGCCATTGTTGCCGCAAAGTCAGTTGTAACAAAGGACGTTCCACCGTATACCATAGTTGGCGGAGATCCGGCCCAAATCATCAAGCAACGATTTGATGATCAAGTAGTGGTGAAGCTGTTGTCAATCAAATGGTGGGATTGGCCTGCCGAGAAGATAACCAGCAACATACCATTGCTGGTTAGTAATGACATCAGGAAACTACAGGCGTTGGAAGAATAG
- a CDS encoding Bug family tripartite tricarboxylate transporter substrate binding protein — protein MQNKPVETISKYPDKPITIIVPYSVGGSTDLTARELEKTATKHLGQPLVVVNKPGGAGTIGWNELAGASPDGYTLGIVANEIVLHPLYSQTKYHYPTALEPVVQISSVSSVLAVQAKQPWQTLDDLVAYAKEHPGQLKFAHGGTGSINHVVGEMFGKTAGITIEQVPFRGGGEITAALLGGHVQIAVVGPAAIKEHVKSGTVRILAVSGEQRLNDPVLGNVPTFKEQGLDVVCTYWIGVGAPKGLPAEVKAKLAAGFKEIITSPEFKTNQEKLGLQLDYLDQQAAAAKWLEEGQKFAKVVQETGIADLIKAQKK, from the coding sequence ATGCAAAACAAGCCAGTAGAAACAATAAGCAAATACCCGGATAAACCGATTACCATCATTGTCCCCTACAGCGTCGGCGGCAGTACGGATCTGACCGCTAGGGAGTTAGAGAAGACGGCGACCAAGCATTTGGGGCAGCCGCTGGTTGTGGTGAATAAGCCTGGCGGAGCGGGCACCATTGGCTGGAACGAACTGGCTGGCGCCAGTCCGGACGGCTATACGCTTGGCATTGTTGCAAATGAAATCGTGTTGCACCCGTTATACAGCCAAACCAAATACCACTATCCAACCGCCCTGGAGCCAGTGGTCCAAATATCATCGGTATCCTCAGTTCTGGCTGTTCAGGCTAAACAGCCATGGCAAACTCTTGACGACTTAGTTGCATATGCAAAAGAACACCCAGGGCAACTTAAGTTTGCTCATGGCGGGACTGGCTCAATTAACCATGTCGTTGGCGAAATGTTCGGCAAAACTGCCGGCATTACTATTGAACAGGTTCCTTTCCGAGGAGGCGGCGAAATAACTGCTGCGTTGCTGGGTGGGCATGTTCAGATTGCGGTTGTTGGTCCTGCGGCAATCAAAGAACATGTGAAAAGTGGCACAGTACGTATTTTAGCGGTTTCAGGCGAACAACGGCTGAACGATCCGGTCCTTGGCAATGTACCGACTTTCAAGGAACAGGGGCTGGATGTTGTTTGCACCTATTGGATTGGAGTAGGAGCGCCTAAAGGCCTGCCGGCCGAGGTGAAAGCCAAACTAGCCGCAGGTTTCAAAGAAATCATTACCAGCCCTGAGTTTAAAACCAATCAAGAAAAACTCGGGCTGCAACTTGATTATTTGGATCAACAGGCAGCAGCGGCAAAATGGCTGGAGGAAGGCCAGAAGTTTGCCAAAGTTGTACAAGAAACCGGCATCGCCGACCTAATCAAGGCGCAAAAGAAATAG
- a CDS encoding tripartite tricarboxylate transporter TctB family protein, translating to MADKLITLSVMLGSIIYLFEARQLTFGSLGSPKSGFLPMLAGAAALLLSLAIFISQLRSAKKETQEPVDWTKFIFVIIGLLFYVTILTNIGYFAATLILLLYLFKVADTAGWLVPLLLATTSSIAFYLLFARYLAIPLP from the coding sequence ATGGCTGACAAATTAATTACTCTATCAGTTATGCTTGGCAGTATTATTTATCTATTTGAGGCGCGGCAACTGACCTTCGGCTCTCTGGGATCACCTAAATCGGGCTTTTTGCCTATGCTGGCAGGGGCAGCTGCTCTTTTATTGTCTTTGGCAATATTTATTAGTCAATTGCGATCAGCTAAAAAGGAAACCCAGGAGCCGGTTGACTGGACAAAATTCATTTTTGTTATCATCGGTCTATTGTTTTATGTTACCATTCTAACAAATATCGGCTATTTTGCTGCGACGCTGATCCTGCTGCTTTATCTGTTCAAGGTGGCAGATACGGCAGGTTGGCTGGTTCCTCTGCTGCTCGCGACAACTAGCTCGATCGCATTTTATCTACTGTTTGCGCGCTATTTAGCGATTCCGTTGCCGTAA
- a CDS encoding ATP-binding protein — protein sequence MKKLTLTTALNAKIVCVVLLLMIAVMAYNYWLSLQEENEKNSKWLAAVTEFLVRKDVVDDFAGNLSNQVIANKPRQKQVLIISKKLQPILADIIVPVSNIKFGLYSRQHESIVAVGPQADASLLLSVDPDRFKYIYETNTDQFRENPSSLIWYGARTISHIRPIEKDGVILGHAFASINQDAVYTAIWKRTLNTFLGAFLMLLVCIAIFRELFVKLKNDLKLFAEAILDERGNDFHSEIAEFTPILNYINEQTKKMTRLDRLNIIGEMAASIAHEVRNPMTTVRGLLQFIGNKPEFTRQKYNFDLMIDEIDRANSIITEFLALAKNNVMEFNEHNLNDIIHSIYPLLQADALRNNCEMVLSLGDIPNILVDQHSIRQLILNMVRNGLDAMPEGGTITITTQTDEARVLLSIKDVGIGIPPEIRDKLGTPFFTTKETGTGLGLAVCYRVVHRHQATLTVESEPGKGTVFTVGFKPIG from the coding sequence GTGAAAAAGCTTACTCTAACAACAGCGCTGAACGCTAAGATAGTCTGTGTTGTATTATTATTAATGATCGCTGTTATGGCGTATAATTATTGGCTATCTTTGCAAGAAGAAAACGAAAAGAATAGTAAATGGCTTGCAGCGGTTACTGAGTTTCTTGTTAGAAAGGACGTAGTTGATGATTTTGCGGGAAATCTGAGTAATCAGGTTATTGCCAACAAACCGAGGCAAAAGCAAGTCCTTATAATCAGCAAAAAACTCCAACCAATTTTGGCTGACATCATTGTGCCAGTAAGCAATATCAAATTCGGCCTCTATTCTCGTCAGCACGAAAGCATTGTTGCTGTTGGCCCGCAGGCGGATGCGTCGTTACTGCTCAGTGTTGACCCCGATCGGTTCAAATATATCTATGAAACCAATACTGATCAGTTTCGGGAAAATCCCAGTTCACTGATCTGGTATGGCGCAAGAACAATCAGCCATATCAGACCAATCGAAAAAGATGGCGTTATTCTTGGCCATGCTTTTGCTTCTATCAATCAAGATGCAGTTTATACAGCCATCTGGAAACGGACGTTAAATACATTTTTAGGCGCGTTTCTTATGTTATTAGTCTGTATCGCCATCTTTCGCGAATTGTTTGTTAAGTTAAAGAATGACTTGAAATTATTCGCTGAAGCGATTCTGGACGAGCGCGGCAATGATTTTCACAGTGAAATCGCTGAATTCACTCCTATCCTTAACTATATTAATGAACAAACGAAGAAAATGACCCGCTTGGACAGATTAAACATTATTGGTGAAATGGCGGCCAGTATTGCTCATGAAGTACGAAACCCAATGACAACAGTAAGAGGCTTATTGCAGTTTATCGGCAATAAGCCGGAGTTCACCCGTCAAAAATACAATTTTGATCTAATGATTGATGAAATAGACCGTGCTAATAGTATTATTACTGAGTTTTTGGCTCTGGCCAAAAATAATGTCATGGAGTTTAATGAGCACAATCTGAATGACATTATCCATAGTATCTATCCTTTGTTGCAGGCAGATGCTTTACGCAACAACTGCGAAATGGTACTTTCGTTAGGTGATATTCCAAATATTTTGGTGGATCAACATAGCATTCGTCAACTCATTTTAAATATGGTACGAAACGGGCTGGACGCTATGCCCGAAGGTGGAACAATTACCATAACTACGCAGACAGATGAAGCAAGGGTCTTGTTATCGATAAAAGATGTTGGCATTGGCATTCCTCCGGAAATCAGAGACAAACTGGGCACCCCTTTTTTTACTACAAAAGAAACCGGCACAGGACTGGGATTGGCTGTTTGTTACCGGGTTGTGCATCGGCATCAGGCAACACTTACCGTGGAAAGTGAACCCGGCAAAGGCACTGTCTTTACAGTGGGGTTTAAGCCAATCGGATAG
- a CDS encoding RluA family pseudouridine synthase: MKSFSSYMIAMEHQDKTVENYLKQILQCSGRKIQRLTRQKGLLLNGKPTFLQKKLKLGDKLQVLISEDAGFGVKPEQGVVEILYEDEYLLVINKPARQLVHPTGQTTSGTLANFLAFELQQRSILSAIRAVHRIDRDTSGCVMFAKDSHSQFILAQQLSARTIKRTYWALVKGVVSPPSGTINAPIGSHPNQPNRRAINEQGEPAVTHYRTLRTFPDASLLELTLETGRTHQVRVHLAHLGYPIIGDGMYGVRVSWMLRQALHAEAISFNHIKKEEELTIHAPLPADFAKAIDYCANHQ; encoded by the coding sequence ATGAAATCATTTTCTTCATATATGATCGCTATGGAACACCAGGACAAAACTGTTGAAAATTATCTGAAACAAATTTTACAATGTTCCGGCAGAAAAATTCAAAGACTGACCAGACAAAAGGGGCTGCTCCTAAACGGTAAGCCAACTTTCCTGCAAAAAAAATTAAAGCTTGGGGATAAATTGCAGGTCCTCATCTCTGAAGATGCCGGTTTTGGAGTAAAGCCGGAGCAAGGAGTAGTCGAAATTCTTTACGAAGATGAGTATCTGCTGGTCATAAATAAGCCAGCTCGCCAACTGGTTCATCCTACCGGACAAACAACAAGCGGCACGCTAGCGAATTTCTTAGCGTTCGAGCTACAGCAGCGCAGCATACTAAGCGCTATTCGCGCTGTACATAGAATAGATCGAGACACTTCCGGCTGTGTAATGTTTGCCAAAGATTCTCATAGTCAATTCATTTTGGCACAGCAATTATCAGCAAGGACAATTAAACGCACATACTGGGCTTTAGTCAAAGGAGTCGTTTCGCCGCCATCAGGAACGATCAATGCTCCCATCGGGTCTCACCCAAACCAGCCAAACCGGCGAGCTATCAACGAGCAAGGTGAACCCGCGGTTACCCATTACCGGACGCTCCGCACCTTTCCGGATGCCTCACTACTGGAACTAACTCTAGAGACTGGAAGAACCCACCAAGTTCGCGTCCACCTAGCTCATCTTGGCTATCCAATTATCGGAGATGGCATGTATGGCGTGCGCGTTTCGTGGATGCTAAGGCAAGCTTTGCATGCCGAAGCGATAAGCTTCAACCATATAAAAAAAGAAGAAGAGCTTACGATTCATGCCCCTCTTCCTGCTGATTTTGCTAAAGCTATCGATTATTGCGCCAATCACCAGTAG
- a CDS encoding M20 peptidase aminoacylase family protein, with amino-acid sequence MSKVIKHYEYLHTIPEIGFEEVKTSAYLADQLEKAGFQTTSHVGGTTGIVGVYDSGTAGPTLALRADMDALGHVIDGVHCARHTCGHDAHSSMVLTAAEELIKEKAIQKGRLKIIFQPAEELGTGALAMIKGGAIDDVDMLLGLHIRPAEECKTGQAIPAMYYSASGTIETVIAGVPAHGARPHLGVNAIDAAVGAINAVNAIHLNPNFSYSAKATKFLCDSGVTNAIPAEAHVFWDIRAQFNSTMDELRTKVLQAIQTGAATVGAKAEAKVIKEIPAAELDEEMTAILADSIREALGDEGLLKPFSTPGGEDFFFYTREKPEIKAGFFGLGVNATPGLHHPDMHFDIEALDSGVEILKIAVKKILG; translated from the coding sequence TTGTCAAAGGTAATAAAGCATTATGAGTATTTACATACTATCCCGGAAATTGGGTTTGAAGAAGTCAAAACCTCCGCTTACTTGGCGGACCAATTGGAAAAGGCCGGATTCCAAACAACCAGTCATGTCGGCGGTACGACAGGTATTGTCGGCGTGTATGACAGTGGAACTGCGGGGCCTACGTTAGCGTTGCGTGCGGATATGGATGCTCTGGGACATGTGATTGACGGCGTCCATTGTGCCCGCCATACTTGTGGCCATGATGCTCATTCCTCTATGGTATTGACTGCGGCCGAAGAATTAATTAAAGAAAAGGCGATTCAAAAAGGTCGTCTGAAAATTATCTTCCAACCGGCAGAAGAATTGGGAACAGGTGCCCTGGCGATGATCAAAGGCGGTGCCATTGATGATGTAGATATGTTGTTAGGCCTCCATATTCGGCCGGCAGAAGAATGTAAGACTGGCCAGGCAATCCCCGCCATGTATTATTCCGCCTCGGGAACCATAGAAACTGTTATTGCGGGTGTACCGGCCCACGGTGCCCGTCCTCACCTCGGGGTCAATGCTATTGATGCCGCCGTGGGTGCCATTAATGCGGTTAATGCGATTCACCTTAACCCCAATTTTTCCTATAGTGCCAAGGCGACCAAATTTTTGTGCGATTCAGGCGTAACCAACGCCATACCTGCAGAAGCCCATGTGTTTTGGGATATCAGAGCCCAATTTAACAGCACCATGGATGAATTGAGGACAAAGGTTTTACAGGCCATTCAAACAGGTGCGGCTACTGTCGGGGCGAAGGCAGAAGCTAAAGTGATCAAGGAGATTCCTGCGGCTGAATTGGATGAAGAAATGACGGCAATACTTGCGGATTCGATTCGCGAAGCTCTGGGAGATGAAGGGCTGCTCAAACCATTTTCCACGCCGGGAGGCGAAGACTTCTTTTTCTATACCCGGGAAAAGCCCGAAATAAAAGCAGGCTTCTTCGGACTGGGCGTCAATGCCACGCCGGGACTGCATCATCCGGATATGCATTTTGATATAGAAGCCCTCGATAGTGGAGTGGAAATTTTAAAGATCGCCGTTAAGAAAATATTAGGCTAA
- a CDS encoding amidohydrolase — MSSVIEVYDFLHTIPELGFQEYKTAAFLANELKKAGFTVIEKVGGTTGVIGVYDSGVDGPTMALRADIDALGHMVDGKLCAMHTCGHDAHSAMVLTAAEDLMKTGSVKQGKLKVIFQPAEELGTGALAMIKAGAVDDVDMILGVHLRPGEEVSMAQSVPALYHAAAERLQGVFHGVPAHGARPHLGVNAIDAAAAAITAVNAIHLNPNESYSIKATRFTCDAGVTNAIPAEATVIWDVRSELNSTMAKLIEKAKSAIKAGAATVGATVAVTNYQSIPAAEYTGDMIDLLSEAITAVYGPEGLREPVKTAGGEDFHFYIKEKPSIKAGYFGLGCDLTPGIHHPDMKFNKNALEKGKDVLIYAVRKVLNS, encoded by the coding sequence ATGTCAAGTGTGATTGAAGTATACGACTTTTTACACACTATACCGGAGTTGGGTTTTCAAGAGTATAAAACTGCTGCATTTTTAGCAAATGAGCTTAAAAAAGCCGGATTTACCGTTATTGAGAAAGTCGGGGGTACTACCGGAGTTATCGGAGTTTATGACAGTGGTGTAGACGGTCCGACAATGGCATTGAGAGCGGATATTGATGCTTTAGGCCATATGGTTGACGGTAAATTGTGTGCTATGCATACTTGTGGGCATGATGCTCATTCTGCTATGGTGCTCACTGCTGCCGAGGACTTGATGAAAACAGGTTCTGTAAAGCAGGGAAAACTGAAAGTCATTTTTCAGCCGGCGGAAGAGTTGGGAACCGGCGCTCTTGCCATGATCAAGGCCGGTGCTGTTGACGATGTGGACATGATTTTAGGGGTTCATTTACGCCCCGGGGAAGAAGTAAGTATGGCGCAATCGGTCCCTGCCTTATATCACGCTGCTGCCGAAAGACTGCAGGGTGTGTTTCATGGCGTTCCGGCTCACGGTGCACGGCCGCACCTAGGGGTTAATGCCATTGATGCGGCCGCTGCGGCAATCACTGCAGTCAATGCCATTCACTTAAATCCGAATGAGTCCTATAGTATCAAAGCGACTCGGTTTACCTGTGATGCGGGTGTTACCAATGCGATTCCTGCGGAAGCAACTGTCATCTGGGATGTGCGTTCTGAGTTAAACAGTACGATGGCAAAATTAATTGAGAAAGCAAAATCAGCCATCAAGGCAGGGGCCGCTACTGTGGGAGCCACAGTAGCGGTAACTAATTATCAAAGTATTCCCGCTGCTGAATATACGGGCGATATGATTGACTTATTATCAGAAGCAATTACGGCCGTATATGGTCCCGAGGGGCTTCGTGAGCCCGTTAAAACAGCCGGCGGAGAGGATTTTCATTTTTACATTAAAGAAAAGCCATCAATTAAAGCCGGTTATTTTGGCTTGGGCTGTGATTTAACACCGGGGATTCATCATCCTGATATGAAGTTTAACAAAAACGCTTTGGAAAAGGGAAAAGATGTTTTGATATATGCTGTTCGAAAAGTTTTGAATTCATAA
- a CDS encoding nucleoside recognition domain-containing protein yields MAEETNLQTTNGRKVGIGAYIALFVAILFFSGIFMKVDGMKWISAFDFTSLSGTFGTMKDPAKNTFIGAGGVSAKAGFLFALSLVPTVMLALGCLEIFSHYGAIRAAHKLLTPFLKPLLGLPGLTGLALITDLQSTDAGAALTKNLYDDKQITKKELVVMSAWQYSGAGMINNYFAIGSALFAVLTAPVIIPLLLMFVLKFVGAMFVRFVLNTVYKEDFRDEQ; encoded by the coding sequence GTGGCAGAAGAAACAAATCTGCAGACTACCAATGGACGAAAGGTCGGCATAGGCGCATACATCGCATTATTTGTTGCAATTTTATTCTTTTCAGGCATCTTTATGAAAGTTGACGGAATGAAGTGGATAAGCGCCTTTGACTTTACCTCCTTAAGTGGTACATTCGGTACAATGAAAGATCCGGCAAAAAACACCTTTATAGGTGCCGGCGGAGTCAGTGCAAAGGCGGGATTTTTATTCGCCTTATCGTTAGTTCCTACCGTAATGTTGGCATTGGGATGTTTAGAAATCTTTTCTCATTACGGAGCTATCCGAGCCGCTCATAAGTTGCTCACACCTTTCCTTAAGCCGTTGTTGGGCCTTCCGGGTCTTACTGGACTGGCACTTATTACCGACTTACAAAGTACCGATGCCGGTGCAGCACTGACCAAGAATTTATATGATGACAAACAAATTACAAAAAAAGAACTCGTGGTTATGAGTGCTTGGCAGTATTCCGGGGCTGGCATGATCAACAATTATTTCGCTATCGGTTCAGCCTTATTTGCCGTTTTAACGGCACCGGTCATCATTCCCTTATTGCTGATGTTCGTCTTGAAGTTTGTGGGAGCCATGTTTGTTCGATTTGTATTAAACACCGTATACAAGGAGGATTTCCGAGATGAGCAATGA
- a CDS encoding YjiG family protein → MSNDTKTTTPSNPFDIFVIGARKGFNVAINNLMPNVLMAYVIAEILQLIGAMEFIGRLFGPLMGFFGLPGEAATVLLTAWLSSSAGTGIAVSLLNKGILNGTHAAILIPAIFLIGSQLQYMGRLLGVADVPKKYWPLLMLASIINACIAMIVMRFIA, encoded by the coding sequence ATGAGCAATGATACAAAAACAACTACACCAAGTAATCCTTTTGACATTTTTGTAATCGGCGCACGAAAAGGCTTTAATGTTGCCATCAACAATTTGATGCCAAATGTACTAATGGCCTACGTAATTGCCGAAATTTTGCAGCTCATCGGCGCTATGGAATTTATTGGTCGGTTATTCGGTCCCCTGATGGGATTTTTCGGCCTACCGGGTGAAGCAGCTACCGTACTACTTACAGCTTGGCTTTCCTCCTCAGCCGGTACCGGTATTGCTGTCAGCTTACTAAATAAAGGAATTCTGAATGGTACTCATGCTGCCATATTGATTCCCGCCATTTTCCTAATTGGATCCCAGTTACAATATATGGGACGTTTACTTGGCGTAGCCGATGTCCCTAAGAAATATTGGCCCCTATTAATGCTAGCAAGTATCATAAATGCTTGTATTGCCATGATTGTAATGAGATTCATTGCATAA
- the tlp gene encoding small acid-soluble spore protein Tlp: protein MAKPDNRADNEAHLQKHIDHTIANLHEAKEYLDEHASEITADEKQAIEAKNDRRQESIKGFVAEKKDEAQQ from the coding sequence TTGGCCAAACCGGATAATCGGGCAGATAATGAGGCGCATCTGCAAAAACATATCGACCACACTATAGCAAACTTGCATGAAGCAAAGGAGTACCTGGATGAGCATGCAAGTGAGATTACTGCTGACGAGAAGCAAGCGATTGAAGCTAAAAATGATCGACGCCAAGAAAGTATTAAAGGTTTCGTAGCGGAGAAAAAAGACGAAGCTCAACAGTAA
- the rbr gene encoding rubrerythrin, with translation MAVELKNSVTKDNLMRAFAGESQARNRYTFAASQAKKQELHVIEAIFTFTANQEKEHAEIFYNHLKEMVGENILVDGRYPVDLHDGAIQLLRAAQHNEYEEYDPVYKAFGDKAKEEGFSKIAASFHLIAEIEKTHGDRFGHFADMLEQNKLFISDVQTKWMCLNCGYVYNGKEAPKVCPVCDHNQGFFIRLELAPFQK, from the coding sequence ATGGCAGTAGAATTAAAAAATAGTGTAACAAAAGACAATCTGATGAGGGCTTTTGCTGGAGAAAGCCAAGCAAGAAATAGGTATACCTTTGCTGCATCACAGGCAAAAAAACAAGAACTTCATGTAATTGAAGCTATCTTTACCTTCACTGCTAATCAGGAAAAAGAACATGCAGAGATTTTTTACAACCACTTAAAAGAAATGGTGGGAGAAAATATTCTAGTAGATGGAAGATATCCTGTGGACCTCCACGATGGTGCAATTCAACTACTTAGAGCTGCTCAGCACAATGAGTATGAAGAGTATGATCCTGTATATAAAGCTTTTGGTGATAAAGCAAAAGAAGAAGGTTTCTCAAAAATTGCTGCCTCCTTCCATTTAATTGCAGAAATTGAAAAAACACATGGTGACCGTTTCGGTCATTTTGCAGACATGTTAGAGCAAAATAAATTGTTTATTTCCGATGTACAAACAAAGTGGATGTGCTTAAATTGCGGCTATGTCTACAATGGTAAGGAAGCTCCCAAGGTCTGTCCTGTTTGTGATCATAATCAAGGCTTCTTTATTCGTTTAGAATTGGCACCATTTCAAAAGTAA
- a CDS encoding ABC transporter substrate-binding protein has translation MKKLTAVLVLVAITSILAACSVNKGDNPAKATPQLQTITLGIFPDVNSIPFVIAQEKGFFREEGVTVKLQAFKGAVERDSALQSGNLDGANSDILAEAFTKEGGFNTTITSLTNGSFKLVISKDVTANSIKDLKGKDVGISKNTIIEYVTDQMLAETGMNSNDINKIIIPQMPARLEMLKNGKIAAATLPEPLATIAVQNGAKVLNSTDQLGINPGIMIFTTKATKEKGKEIQAMYNAYNKAVDYLSREPVENYIDILITKGGFPKEVKGNLVLPAYQKASAPDPKDVETVMQWLQAKQLIKKAYSYQEVVDTSFVK, from the coding sequence ATGAAGAAGCTCACTGCTGTTCTTGTCCTAGTTGCTATTACTAGTATTCTCGCTGCCTGCTCTGTCAACAAGGGCGATAATCCCGCCAAAGCAACGCCACAGTTACAGACAATTACACTTGGCATTTTTCCTGATGTTAATTCTATCCCATTTGTTATTGCCCAGGAAAAGGGATTTTTCCGTGAAGAGGGAGTAACAGTGAAGCTTCAAGCCTTTAAGGGCGCGGTTGAACGCGATAGCGCACTGCAAAGCGGCAACCTGGACGGAGCCAACTCTGATATCTTAGCAGAAGCCTTTACAAAAGAAGGTGGCTTTAATACCACTATTACCTCGCTGACAAACGGCAGCTTCAAACTGGTTATCAGCAAAGATGTCACCGCAAACTCCATCAAGGACCTAAAGGGTAAAGATGTGGGGATTTCAAAAAACACAATCATTGAGTACGTAACCGATCAGATGCTGGCAGAGACCGGAATGAACTCTAATGATATCAACAAAATCATTATTCCCCAAATGCCTGCCCGTTTGGAGATGCTAAAAAACGGCAAGATCGCGGCTGCCACCTTGCCAGAACCGCTAGCAACCATTGCCGTCCAGAATGGGGCAAAGGTACTAAACAGTACTGACCAATTAGGCATAAATCCCGGCATCATGATATTTACAACCAAGGCAACAAAGGAAAAAGGCAAAGAAATACAAGCCATGTACAATGCCTATAACAAGGCTGTTGATTATTTGTCCCGGGAACCTGTCGAAAATTATATTGATATCCTGATCACAAAGGGTGGCTTCCCGAAAGAGGTAAAGGGGAATCTTGTCCTGCCTGCCTATCAGAAGGCCTCAGCACCTGATCCCAAAGATGTGGAGACAGTCATGCAATGGCTCCAGGCAAAGCAATTAATTAAGAAAGCCTACTCCTATCAAGAGGTGGTCGATACCTCCTTTGTTAAGTAG